In one Mycobacterium heckeshornense genomic region, the following are encoded:
- the rpmH gene encoding 50S ribosomal protein L34 yields MVKGKRTFQPNNRRRARVHGFRLRMRTRAGRAIVSNRRRKGRRTLTA; encoded by the coding sequence GTGGTCAAGGGGAAGCGGACCTTCCAGCCGAACAACCGGCGCCGAGCCCGCGTCCACGGCTTTCGGCTGCGGATGCGCACCCGTGCGGGCCGGGCGATCGTGTCCAACCGGCGTCGTAAGGGCCGCCGGACGCTGACCGCCTGA